From the Pseudomonas putida genome, one window contains:
- a CDS encoding serine hydrolase domain-containing protein, whose protein sequence is MKALVLLLALAMNPAWAEVWPEPDWPIDNTALDWQAVDAYAFPECNTSERSGIRTDALLIIRDGRILHERYSAPTTANTAHLTWSVSKSVLATVLGVAQGESRFQLKDPAARFYPPMKAHPDVRLADLLHWASGLDWQEDYEYAPLKSSVVAMLYTRGRDDMAAYTAARAGADKPGQRFLYSSGDSNVLAAALRGMLDAGTYADYPWQALFTPLGIDSAVWERDGAGTFVGSSYLYLSARDLARIGLLMQRDGRWQGHQLLPASWVAFNRTPFTQATAMPGEANPGGHWWLNLPLPGSPTPWPDAPNDTYAALGHWGQALYIVPSQKLLIVRYADDRDGSYRHNELLKRVLAALAKEGA, encoded by the coding sequence ATGAAAGCACTGGTTCTGCTCCTTGCTTTGGCCATGAATCCTGCCTGGGCCGAAGTCTGGCCCGAACCGGACTGGCCAATCGACAACACCGCCCTCGACTGGCAGGCTGTTGACGCCTATGCCTTTCCGGAGTGCAACACCAGCGAACGCAGTGGCATCCGCACCGACGCTCTGTTGATCATCCGTGACGGCCGCATCCTCCACGAACGTTACAGTGCCCCCACCACCGCCAATACCGCCCACCTGACCTGGTCGGTCAGCAAGAGCGTGCTGGCCACCGTGCTAGGTGTCGCCCAGGGTGAGAGCCGTTTCCAGCTGAAGGACCCAGCCGCACGCTTCTACCCGCCGATGAAGGCCCATCCTGACGTGCGCCTGGCCGACCTGCTGCACTGGGCCAGCGGCCTGGACTGGCAGGAAGACTACGAGTACGCACCGTTGAAGTCCTCCGTCGTGGCCATGCTCTATACCCGTGGACGCGACGACATGGCGGCCTATACCGCCGCCCGTGCCGGCGCCGATAAGCCCGGCCAGCGCTTTCTCTACTCCAGCGGCGACAGCAACGTGCTGGCAGCCGCCTTGCGCGGCATGCTCGATGCCGGCACCTATGCCGACTACCCCTGGCAGGCATTGTTCACCCCGCTGGGCATCGACAGCGCGGTCTGGGAGCGTGACGGCGCAGGTACGTTCGTTGGCTCTTCATACCTTTACCTCAGTGCCCGCGACCTGGCGCGCATCGGCTTGCTGATGCAGCGCGATGGCCGTTGGCAAGGGCACCAGTTGTTGCCGGCAAGCTGGGTTGCATTCAACCGCACCCCCTTTACCCAGGCAACCGCGATGCCCGGCGAAGCCAACCCGGGCGGCCACTGGTGGCTCAACCTGCCATTGCCGGGCAGCCCGACACCGTGGCCCGACGCCCCGAACGATACCTACGCCGCGCTTGGTCACTGGGGCCAGGCGCTGTACATCGTGCCTTCGCAGAAACTGCTGATCGTGCGCTATGCCGATGACCGCGATGGCAGCTACCGCCACAACGAACTGCTCAAGCGGGTGCTGGCGGCGCTGGCCAAGGAGGGCGCATGA
- a CDS encoding ACP phosphodiesterase: MNYLAHLHLGGPAPQQLLGSLYGDFVKGSLEGRFPPALEAAIRLHRHIDSYTDQHPLVLAALARFPRERRRFAGIVLDVFFDHCLARHWGDYAEQPLAQFTGDFYRVLLAEPELPGRLARIAPFMAADDWLGAYGDFATLEQVFNGIARRLSRPEGMAGVMNELERLYEPLLADFREFYPQLQAFAAAGRLSDS; the protein is encoded by the coding sequence ATGAACTACCTCGCACACCTGCACCTGGGCGGCCCGGCGCCGCAACAACTGCTCGGTAGCCTGTATGGCGACTTCGTCAAAGGCTCGCTGGAGGGGCGCTTCCCGCCTGCGCTGGAGGCGGCGATCCGGCTGCATCGGCATATCGACAGCTACACCGACCAGCATCCCTTGGTGCTGGCGGCGCTGGCGCGTTTTCCGCGGGAGCGGCGGCGTTTTGCCGGGATCGTCCTGGACGTGTTTTTCGACCATTGCCTGGCGCGGCACTGGGGGGATTATGCCGAGCAGCCGCTGGCGCAGTTCACCGGGGATTTTTACCGGGTGCTGCTGGCCGAGCCCGAGCTACCGGGGCGCCTGGCGCGGATTGCGCCGTTCATGGCGGCGGATGACTGGTTGGGGGCGTATGGCGATTTCGCCACGCTGGAGCAGGTGTTCAACGGCATTGCCCGGCGCTTGTCGCGGCCGGAGGGGATGGCTGGGGTAATGAATGAGCTAGAGCGGTTGTATGAGCCGTTGCTGGCGGATTTTCGCGAGTTCTATCCACAGCTGCAGGCGTTCGCGGCGGCCGGAAGGTTGTCTGACAGTTGA
- a CDS encoding ArsR/SmtB family transcription factor, with amino-acid sequence MPLDLDEIIKALAHPVRREILSWLKDPATQFPDQYHSTENGVCAGQIDQRCGLSQSTVSAHLATLQRAGLISSQKVGQWHFFKRNEAAIEAFLEQLRQAL; translated from the coding sequence ATGCCACTCGATCTCGACGAAATCATAAAAGCACTGGCCCACCCGGTCAGGCGAGAAATCCTCAGCTGGCTGAAAGACCCTGCAACGCAGTTCCCTGACCAGTACCACAGCACCGAGAACGGTGTCTGTGCCGGGCAGATCGACCAGCGCTGCGGGCTGTCTCAGTCGACCGTCTCTGCCCACCTGGCCACTTTGCAGCGGGCCGGCTTGATCAGCAGCCAGAAGGTCGGCCAGTGGCACTTCTTCAAACGCAACGAAGCCGCCATCGAGGCGTTCCTCGAACAACTGCGCCAAGCGCTTTGA
- a CDS encoding ATPase, producing the protein MRNDANDDFDDVPTLRAGTPDDDELLPAHVSRSRQKAAKPASTGPLWALLGASFIALAGLGWWSFQQISLMEQQLVATQESFARISEEAAGRLQAISGKVDLSESTSTTGSEALKLQIRQLQASLAEQGKQQQGVAGQAGDLGKRLEQVLADTREQQKAVTELQTQLQAQLKAVNGELAALKSGQVDGGKLDGQLKNLNDEVAALKKQGNQKAAIDSLEQDVLVLKTQMENRSASSSGATVQEFDAFRGQTTRNLNTLQSQIQNLQQQINSRP; encoded by the coding sequence ATGCGTAACGATGCCAACGACGATTTCGATGATGTGCCCACCTTGCGGGCGGGTACCCCCGATGACGACGAGCTGTTGCCCGCACACGTCTCGCGCAGCCGTCAGAAGGCCGCCAAGCCGGCCAGTACCGGGCCACTGTGGGCATTGCTCGGGGCGTCATTCATTGCCTTGGCGGGGCTGGGCTGGTGGAGCTTCCAGCAGATCTCGCTGATGGAGCAGCAGCTTGTGGCCACCCAGGAAAGCTTTGCGCGGATCAGCGAAGAAGCTGCCGGGCGTTTGCAGGCGATCAGCGGCAAGGTCGATCTCAGTGAGTCAACGAGCACCACCGGCAGCGAAGCACTGAAGCTGCAGATCCGTCAGTTGCAGGCCAGCCTGGCCGAGCAGGGTAAGCAGCAGCAAGGTGTGGCGGGGCAGGCGGGTGACCTGGGCAAGCGCCTGGAGCAGGTACTGGCCGATACCCGTGAGCAGCAGAAGGCGGTTACCGAGCTGCAGACCCAGCTGCAGGCACAGTTGAAGGCGGTGAACGGCGAGCTGGCGGCACTGAAGTCGGGGCAGGTGGACGGCGGCAAGCTCGATGGCCAGTTAAAGAACCTCAACGATGAGGTGGCTGCACTGAAGAAGCAGGGCAATCAGAAAGCCGCGATCGACAGCCTGGAGCAGGATGTGCTGGTGCTCAAGACCCAGATGGAAAACCGGTCAGCCTCGTCGAGCGGGGCGACGGTGCAGGAGTTCGATGCGTTCCGTGGGCAGACCACGCGTAACCTCAATACCCTGCAGAGCCAGATTCAGAACCTGCAGCAGCAGATCAATTCCCGACCTTGA
- a CDS encoding acyl-CoA dehydrogenase — translation MAWLQRLNDPLRQPLAGTLGETYAAQLERLGAVAPFELAVLGGRAMATPGLAFLIGYQAALRVLWPSAPASLGALCATERRSVRPADMHTRLVGLRLNGNKDFVTAGLDAEWLLVAARSEALGEAPRLSLAVVYPGEAGVTLEALPTLPLMPEVGHGRLHLQDAACELLAGDGWDAYVKPFRSLEDLYVLTALTAWLYGVGQECDWPQELRLRLLGLLAGCAEGSRQCADSVGCHLLLGGLFSQFQELRGAIDKALLAGPEQWAQLWQRDQGVLALATAAREKRLAKAWLAAGLS, via the coding sequence ATGGCCTGGTTGCAACGACTCAACGACCCTCTCCGCCAGCCCCTGGCCGGCACCTTGGGCGAGACCTATGCCGCGCAGCTCGAGCGCCTTGGCGCGGTTGCCCCGTTCGAACTGGCGGTACTGGGCGGGCGCGCCATGGCCACGCCGGGCCTGGCCTTTCTCATCGGTTACCAGGCCGCCTTGCGCGTGCTCTGGCCCAGTGCACCCGCCAGCCTTGGGGCGCTGTGCGCCACCGAGCGGCGCAGCGTGCGTCCGGCGGACATGCATACCCGGCTGGTCGGTTTGCGCCTGAACGGCAACAAGGATTTCGTCACCGCCGGCCTGGATGCCGAGTGGCTGCTGGTGGCCGCCCGCAGCGAAGCGCTGGGTGAAGCGCCACGGCTGAGCCTGGCGGTGGTTTACCCGGGGGAGGCCGGGGTGACGCTGGAGGCTCTGCCGACCCTGCCGCTGATGCCCGAGGTAGGGCACGGTCGATTGCATCTGCAGGATGCGGCCTGTGAGCTGCTGGCTGGCGATGGTTGGGATGCTTACGTCAAACCGTTCCGCTCGCTGGAGGACTTGTACGTGCTCACGGCACTGACGGCCTGGCTGTATGGGGTGGGGCAGGAGTGCGACTGGCCGCAGGAGCTGCGCTTGCGCTTGCTGGGATTGCTGGCGGGATGTGCCGAGGGTAGTCGGCAATGCGCTGACAGCGTTGGCTGCCATCTGTTGCTGGGGGGATTGTTCTCGCAGTTTCAGGAGCTGCGCGGGGCGATCGACAAGGCGCTGCTGGCGGGGCCGGAGCAATGGGCGCAACTGTGGCAGCGGGATCAGGGCGTACTGGCATTGGCCACTGCGGCGCGGGAAAAGCGCCTGGCCAAGGCCTGGTTGGCAGCAGGGTTGTCATGA
- the olsB gene encoding L-ornithine N(alpha)-acyltransferase — translation MTRIAHSGDNSTERRLQAERLVGAAALQEAQALRYKVFSAEFKAKLKGAELGLDMDDYDVHCRHIGVRDLSTGELVATTRLLDHQAASSLGRFYSEEEFSLHGLLQLQGPILELGRTCVAADYRNGGTIAVLWGELAEVLNEGRYSYLMGCASIPMQDGGVQAHAVMQRLRERYLCTEHLRAEPKNPLPSLALPNNVIAEMPPLLKAYMRLGAKICGEPCWDEDFQVADVFILLKRDDLCPRYARHFKAAV, via the coding sequence ATGACTCGGATCGCTCACTCTGGCGACAACAGCACTGAACGCCGTCTGCAAGCCGAACGCCTGGTCGGCGCCGCGGCCCTGCAGGAAGCCCAGGCCCTGCGCTACAAGGTGTTCAGCGCGGAATTCAAGGCCAAGCTCAAAGGCGCCGAACTGGGCCTGGACATGGATGACTACGACGTACATTGCCGCCACATCGGCGTGCGCGACCTGAGCACCGGCGAGCTGGTAGCCACCACCCGCCTGCTCGACCACCAGGCCGCCAGCAGCCTGGGGCGCTTCTACAGCGAAGAAGAATTCAGCCTGCACGGCCTGCTGCAACTGCAGGGCCCGATCCTCGAACTGGGCCGTACCTGCGTCGCCGCCGACTACCGCAACGGCGGCACCATCGCCGTGCTCTGGGGCGAACTGGCCGAAGTGCTCAACGAGGGCCGCTACAGCTACCTGATGGGCTGCGCCAGCATCCCCATGCAGGACGGCGGCGTGCAGGCCCACGCCGTCATGCAACGCCTGCGCGAGCGCTACCTGTGCACCGAGCACCTGCGTGCCGAACCGAAGAACCCGTTGCCCAGCCTGGCCCTGCCGAACAACGTCATCGCCGAAATGCCACCGCTGCTCAAGGCCTACATGCGCCTGGGTGCGAAGATCTGCGGCGAGCCATGCTGGGACGAGGATTTCCAGGTGGCCGATGTGTTCATCCTGCTCAAGCGTGACGACCTTTGCCCGCGCTATGCCCGCCACTTCAAGGCAGCGGTCTGA
- a CDS encoding YceI family protein → MFKLPRFLPALLLALCLPAHANWHLDGESSRLSFVTGKNGDTAEVHRFLVLHGSVDRKGAAALSIEMDSVSSGIPLRDEQMRDNLFEVERFAEASVKAQIDLRPINDLADGAQIELRLPLTVTLHGQSHSYNALLLATRLDARRFQVVTLEPLILRAQDFGLLPGLETLRKFAKLKSINPTVPVNAVLIFNAR, encoded by the coding sequence ATGTTCAAGCTGCCCCGTTTTCTACCTGCCCTGCTGCTGGCTTTGTGCCTGCCCGCCCACGCCAACTGGCACCTCGATGGCGAGTCTTCACGCCTGTCATTCGTAACCGGCAAGAACGGTGATACCGCCGAGGTGCATCGCTTTCTGGTGTTGCACGGCAGCGTCGATCGCAAAGGCGCTGCGGCGCTAAGCATCGAGATGGACTCGGTGAGTAGCGGCATCCCGCTGCGTGACGAACAGATGCGCGACAACCTGTTCGAGGTCGAGCGCTTCGCCGAGGCAAGCGTCAAGGCGCAGATCGACCTGCGGCCGATCAACGACCTGGCTGATGGTGCGCAGATCGAATTGCGCTTGCCACTGACCGTCACCCTGCACGGTCAGTCGCACAGCTACAACGCCTTGTTGCTGGCGACCCGCCTGGACGCCCGACGCTTCCAGGTGGTGACCCTCGAACCCCTGATTCTGCGGGCGCAGGACTTCGGCCTGCTGCCTGGCCTGGAGACCCTGCGCAAGTTCGCCAAGCTCAAGTCCATCAACCCGACAGTACCGGTCAACGCGGTGCTGATTTTCAACGCGCGCTGA
- a CDS encoding amidase: MKRVLLLVIVALLGWAWLERQALADFPGILSAYSAKEYCSCRFVMGFDEAYCRGYVKQWLPLGRLEEDGPQRQVTAEGLGQRNQAAWQGAQAGCRLLP, from the coding sequence ATGAAGCGCGTGCTGTTGCTGGTGATCGTCGCCTTGCTCGGCTGGGCCTGGCTGGAGCGCCAGGCGCTGGCCGACTTCCCGGGCATCCTGTCGGCATACTCGGCCAAGGAGTACTGCTCGTGTCGCTTCGTCATGGGCTTCGACGAGGCCTATTGCCGGGGCTACGTGAAGCAATGGTTGCCCCTGGGCCGGCTGGAGGAAGACGGCCCGCAACGGCAGGTCACTGCCGAAGGCCTCGGCCAGCGCAACCAGGCGGCCTGGCAGGGTGCGCAGGCCGGCTGCCGCTTGCTGCCATGA
- a CDS encoding lysophospholipid acyltransferase family protein, with the protein MPGLRVLARLARLLLVLSLGMLMAAVIAVGERLGIQASIELRQRWSCWFMKRLVGALPFEVRVIGELPQRPMLWVSNHVSWTDIPLLGMLLPLSFLSKAEVRHWPVAGWLAEKAGTLFIRRGGGDGQRLREQISDQLGQARPLLIFPEGTTTDGRQLRTFHGRLLAGAIDQGVAVQPVAIQYLRNGEADPIAPFIGDDDLVSHLMRLFAEPRGEVCIHLLKPIGSVEKERAALAFQAQQAIHLALFGVEEVVAAPRRQARAA; encoded by the coding sequence ATGCCTGGCCTGCGGGTGCTCGCCCGCCTCGCTCGGCTGCTGCTGGTGCTGTCGCTCGGCATGCTCATGGCCGCCGTCATCGCCGTGGGCGAACGCCTGGGCATCCAGGCCTCCATCGAACTTCGCCAGCGCTGGTCGTGCTGGTTCATGAAGCGACTGGTCGGCGCCCTGCCCTTCGAGGTGCGGGTGATCGGTGAACTGCCACAACGGCCGATGCTGTGGGTCAGCAACCACGTGTCCTGGACCGACATTCCCCTGCTCGGCATGCTGCTGCCGTTGTCGTTCCTGTCCAAGGCCGAAGTCCGCCACTGGCCGGTGGCCGGCTGGCTGGCAGAGAAGGCCGGCACGCTGTTCATTCGCCGCGGTGGGGGTGACGGCCAGCGCCTGCGCGAACAGATCAGCGACCAACTGGGGCAGGCCAGGCCGCTGCTGATCTTCCCCGAAGGCACCACCACCGACGGTCGCCAGCTGCGCACCTTCCACGGTCGCCTGCTGGCCGGCGCCATCGACCAAGGCGTGGCAGTGCAGCCGGTGGCCATTCAGTACCTGCGCAACGGCGAGGCGGACCCGATTGCGCCGTTCATTGGCGACGATGACCTGGTTTCGCACCTGATGCGCTTGTTTGCCGAGCCACGGGGTGAGGTGTGCATTCACCTGTTGAAGCCGATTGGCAGCGTCGAGAAGGAACGTGCGGCGCTGGCGTTCCAGGCGCAACAGGCGATTCACCTGGCGTTGTTCGGCGTCGAGGAAGTAGTAGCGGCGCCTCGCCGTCAGGCACGCGCTGCCTGA
- a CDS encoding nuclear transport factor 2 family protein, giving the protein MTATELVNAYYAAFNAGDMPAFLALLSEDVIHDINQGERHMGKAKFAAFMDKMNRCYRERLADIVVMQNADGSRAAAEFTVHGEYLADDEGLPAANGQTYVLPAGAFFYIHCGKIARVTNYYNLNDWVEQVG; this is encoded by the coding sequence ATGACCGCTACCGAACTGGTAAATGCTTACTACGCCGCCTTCAATGCTGGCGACATGCCCGCCTTTCTGGCATTGCTCAGCGAAGACGTGATCCACGACATCAACCAGGGCGAGCGGCACATGGGCAAAGCGAAGTTCGCTGCGTTCATGGACAAGATGAACCGATGCTACCGCGAGCGCCTGGCCGACATTGTGGTGATGCAGAACGCCGACGGCAGCCGGGCGGCGGCGGAGTTCACCGTGCACGGCGAATACCTGGCCGACGACGAAGGCTTGCCGGCAGCCAATGGGCAGACCTATGTGCTGCCGGCGGGGGCATTCTTCTACATTCACTGCGGCAAGATTGCCCGGGTGACCAATTACTACAACCTCAACGACTGGGTCGAGCAGGTGGGGTGA
- a CDS encoding alkene reductase: MTTLFDPIQLGEVQLPNRIIMAPLTRCRADEGRVPNALMAEYYVQRASAGLILSEATSVSAMGVGYPDTPGIWNDQQVRGWHNVTQAVHGAGGRIFLQLWHVGRISHPSYLNGELPVAPSAIQAKGHVSLVRPLSDYPTPRALETEEIADIVEAYRSGAENAKAAGFDGVEIHGANGYLLDQFLQSSTNQRTDRYGGSLENRARLLLEVTDAAIEVWGAGRVGVHLAPRADAHDMGDADRAETFTYVARELGKRGIAFICSREKEADDSIGPLIKEAFGGPYIVNERFDKASANAALAAGKADAVAFGVPFIANPDLPARLAADAPLNEAHPETFYAKGPVGYIDYPRL; this comes from the coding sequence ATGACCACGCTTTTCGATCCGATCCAACTGGGCGAGGTACAACTGCCCAACCGCATCATCATGGCGCCGCTGACTCGCTGCCGCGCCGACGAAGGCCGCGTGCCCAATGCGCTGATGGCCGAATACTACGTGCAGCGCGCCAGTGCCGGCCTGATTCTCAGCGAGGCGACATCGGTCAGCGCGATGGGCGTCGGCTACCCCGACACCCCCGGCATCTGGAACGACCAGCAGGTGCGTGGCTGGCACAACGTCACCCAAGCCGTGCACGGCGCTGGCGGGCGCATTTTCCTGCAGCTGTGGCACGTTGGCCGTATCTCCCACCCCAGCTACCTCAATGGTGAACTGCCGGTGGCACCCAGCGCGATCCAGGCCAAGGGCCACGTCAGCCTGGTGCGCCCGCTGAGCGACTACCCGACCCCACGTGCACTGGAAACCGAAGAGATCGCCGACATCGTCGAGGCCTACCGCAGTGGTGCCGAGAACGCCAAGGCCGCCGGCTTCGATGGCGTGGAGATTCACGGCGCCAACGGCTACCTGCTCGACCAGTTCCTGCAGAGCAGCACCAACCAGCGTACCGACCGCTACGGCGGCTCGCTGGAAAACCGCGCACGGCTGCTGCTGGAAGTGACCGATGCGGCCATCGAAGTGTGGGGAGCCGGCCGCGTCGGCGTGCACCTGGCGCCACGCGCCGATGCCCACGACATGGGCGATGCCGACCGCGCCGAGACCTTCACCTACGTGGCGCGCGAGCTGGGTAAACGCGGCATTGCCTTTATCTGCTCGCGGGAGAAAGAAGCCGACGACAGCATCGGCCCGCTGATCAAGGAAGCCTTCGGTGGCCCTTACATCGTCAACGAACGCTTCGACAAGGCCAGCGCCAATGCTGCTTTGGCGGCGGGCAAGGCCGATGCAGTGGCATTTGGTGTGCCGTTTATCGCCAACCCGGACCTGCCGGCGCGGCTGGCGGCGGATGCCCCGTTGAACGAGGCGCATCCGGAGACCTTCTATGCCAAGGGGCCGGTCGGGTACATCGACTATCCGCGCCTGTAA
- a CDS encoding NAD-dependent epimerase/dehydratase family protein, translating into MQILVTGASGFIGGRFARFALEQGLAVRVSGRRAEGVEHLVKRGAQFIPGDLGDPELARRLCQGVEAVVHCAGAVGNWGRYQDFHQGNVVVTENVVEGCLKEHVRRLVHLSSPSIYFNGRSRLGIREDQVPRRFHDHYAQTKHIAEQKVFGAQEFGLEVLALRPRFVTGAGDASIFPRLMQMQRKGRVAIIGNGLNKVDFTSVHNLNDALLSALFAEDRALGQAYNISNGQPLPLWDVVNYVMRQMQLPQVTRYRSYGLAYSIAALNEAACMLWPGRPQPTLSRLGMQVMSRDFTLDISRARQYLDYQPKVSLWTALDEFCAWWKHQPLGQ; encoded by the coding sequence ATGCAAATTCTGGTCACCGGCGCGAGCGGCTTCATTGGCGGGCGCTTTGCGCGCTTTGCCCTGGAGCAGGGCCTGGCTGTGCGGGTCAGCGGCCGGCGTGCCGAAGGCGTGGAGCACCTGGTCAAGCGAGGCGCGCAGTTCATCCCTGGCGACCTGGGTGACCCTGAACTGGCCCGTCGCCTGTGCCAGGGGGTCGAGGCCGTGGTGCATTGCGCGGGTGCCGTGGGCAACTGGGGGCGCTACCAGGACTTCCACCAGGGCAACGTGGTGGTCACGGAAAACGTCGTCGAAGGCTGCCTCAAGGAGCATGTACGGCGCCTGGTGCACCTGTCGTCGCCGTCGATCTACTTCAACGGTCGCTCGCGCTTGGGGATCCGTGAAGACCAGGTGCCGCGCCGCTTTCATGATCACTATGCGCAAACCAAACATATCGCTGAACAGAAAGTGTTCGGCGCCCAGGAGTTCGGCCTGGAAGTGCTGGCGCTGCGCCCACGCTTCGTCACCGGGGCCGGTGATGCGAGCATCTTCCCGCGCTTGATGCAGATGCAGCGCAAGGGCCGTGTGGCGATTATCGGCAACGGCCTGAACAAGGTCGACTTCACCAGTGTGCACAACCTCAACGATGCACTGCTCAGCGCCTTGTTCGCCGAGGACCGCGCCCTGGGCCAGGCCTACAACATCAGCAACGGCCAGCCACTGCCGCTGTGGGACGTGGTCAACTACGTGATGCGCCAGATGCAGCTGCCGCAGGTAACCCGCTATCGCTCCTATGGCCTGGCATACAGCATCGCGGCGCTGAACGAAGCCGCCTGCATGCTCTGGCCCGGGCGCCCGCAGCCGACCTTGTCGCGCTTGGGCATGCAGGTGATGAGCCGTGATTTCACCCTGGATATCAGCCGCGCCCGCCAATACCTGGATTACCAGCCCAAGGTCAGCCTGTGGACCGCGCTGGATGAATTCTGCGCCTGGTGGAAGCATCAACCGCTGGGGCAGTGA
- a CDS encoding phospholipase D-like domain-containing protein, which translates to MPGPVFPWRDGNEFELLIDGPEFFPRMLQAIVRAEFQVDLELYLVEAGACAEAVVEALEQVARRGVRVRCLFDDYGSLAFTAALRQRLLEAGVYLRWYNRLRWKRGFRNLYRDHRKLLLVDERWAVVGGTGVTDEFWTPGEATSAWHEVMVQMQGPVVSDWQLLFDRQWQANNRRTAWRPAEGFGLPRLPKVPVQGQGMGRVAYADARQHQDILHSLVRAINSGKQRVWLATPYFLPTWSVRRSLRRAAGKGVDVRLLLTGPRTDHPSVRYAGHRYYPRLLRAGVRIYEYQPCFLHLKMVLIDDWVSVGSCNFDHWNLRFNLEANIEALDPPLTAAVQASFERDFVLSEVVDLDHWHARPLWRRVKQRVWGWLDRLVVNLLDRRD; encoded by the coding sequence ATGCCAGGGCCGGTCTTCCCTTGGCGGGATGGCAATGAGTTCGAACTGCTGATCGACGGCCCCGAGTTCTTTCCGCGCATGCTCCAGGCGATCGTCCGCGCCGAGTTCCAGGTCGACCTCGAACTCTACCTGGTCGAGGCCGGTGCCTGTGCCGAGGCGGTGGTTGAAGCGCTGGAGCAGGTGGCACGCCGCGGCGTGCGGGTGCGTTGCCTGTTCGATGACTATGGTTCGCTGGCCTTTACGGCGGCGTTGCGCCAGCGCCTGCTGGAGGCCGGGGTGTATTTGCGCTGGTACAACCGCCTGCGCTGGAAGCGGGGTTTTCGCAACCTGTACCGCGACCATCGCAAGCTGTTGCTGGTGGACGAACGCTGGGCGGTGGTGGGTGGCACCGGCGTCACCGACGAGTTCTGGACGCCCGGTGAGGCGACCAGCGCCTGGCACGAGGTGATGGTGCAGATGCAAGGGCCGGTGGTGAGCGACTGGCAGTTGCTGTTCGACCGCCAATGGCAAGCCAACAACCGCCGCACCGCCTGGCGCCCGGCCGAGGGCTTTGGCCTGCCGCGCTTGCCCAAGGTGCCGGTGCAAGGCCAGGGCATGGGCCGGGTGGCCTATGCCGACGCCCGCCAGCACCAGGACATCCTGCATTCGCTGGTCCGGGCGATCAACAGTGGCAAACAGCGGGTGTGGCTGGCCACGCCGTACTTCCTGCCGACCTGGAGCGTGCGCCGGTCGTTGCGTCGCGCCGCCGGCAAAGGCGTCGACGTGCGCTTGCTGCTGACCGGGCCACGTACCGACCACCCTTCGGTGCGCTATGCCGGGCACCGCTATTACCCCCGATTGCTTCGTGCCGGAGTGCGCATCTACGAGTACCAGCCGTGCTTCCTGCACTTGAAGATGGTGCTGATCGACGACTGGGTCAGCGTCGGTTCGTGCAACTTCGATCACTGGAACCTGCGCTTCAACCTGGAGGCCAACATCGAGGCCCTCGACCCGCCGTTGACAGCTGCCGTGCAGGCTAGCTTCGAGCGTGACTTTGTCTTGAGCGAAGTGGTCGATCTCGACCATTGGCATGCCCGGCCGCTGTGGCGTCGGGTGAAGCAACGCGTGTGGGGATGGCTGGACCGGCTGGTGGTCAACCTGCTCGACCGACGCGACTGA
- a CDS encoding DJ-1/PfpI family protein, with the protein MTAKKILMLVGDYVEDYEAMVPFQALSMVGHTVHAVCPEKVAGQTVRTAIHDFEGEQTYSEKPGHNFALNYDFVRVRAEGYDALLIPGGRAPEYLRLDEKVLELVRAFDQAGKPIAAVCHGAQLLAAAGVLEGRECSAYPACAPEVRLAGGTFIDIAVDQAHVDGNLVTAPAWPAHPAWLAAFLKVLGTRIA; encoded by the coding sequence ATGACGGCGAAGAAGATTCTCATGCTGGTTGGCGACTATGTCGAAGACTACGAGGCCATGGTGCCGTTCCAGGCGCTGAGCATGGTCGGGCACACGGTGCATGCGGTATGCCCGGAGAAGGTCGCGGGGCAGACCGTGCGCACGGCGATTCATGATTTCGAGGGCGAGCAGACTTACAGCGAAAAGCCAGGGCACAATTTCGCCCTGAACTACGATTTCGTGCGGGTGCGGGCCGAGGGGTACGATGCGTTGCTGATCCCCGGTGGCCGTGCGCCGGAGTACCTGCGCCTGGATGAGAAGGTGCTGGAACTGGTGCGGGCGTTCGACCAGGCTGGCAAGCCGATTGCGGCGGTGTGCCATGGCGCGCAGTTGCTGGCGGCAGCGGGTGTGCTGGAAGGGCGCGAGTGCAGTGCTTATCCGGCGTGTGCGCCGGAAGTTCGCCTGGCGGGTGGCACGTTCATCGATATCGCGGTGGACCAGGCGCATGTCGATGGCAACCTGGTGACCGCACCCGCGTGGCCGGCGCACCCGGCGTGGCTGGCGGCCTTCCTCAAGGTGCTTGGCACCCGTATCGCCTGA